A DNA window from Guyparkeria halophila contains the following coding sequences:
- a CDS encoding thermonuclease family protein, which translates to MVAFLPIGRAQQKGTAGFPGALFRVRLMGLAALFVALVVSNGCVAEEPPQSPTGSCAPPPERALESATVGYVNDGDTVRLANGDRVRLVGIDTPELGRDGAADEPYAAEARQALRALLAESRNRVTVVDATEGEDRYGRRLSYLYLPDGRSVQARLLEQGMAMAVFVAPNLELADCLVAHEKRARQDERGIWSLSAYAPGLPSAAGIPETVQGAAIVRGRVVSVGDSRRHVWLNLEGRVAVRIDKADLARFPGWDFEALEGEELRVRGWIVHHSNRYQDWFIPVDSAHALERLD; encoded by the coding sequence ATGGTCGCGTTCCTGCCAATCGGCCGGGCGCAGCAAAAGGGCACCGCGGGTTTTCCCGGTGCCCTTTTTCGTGTGCGCTTGATGGGGTTGGCCGCGCTGTTCGTCGCATTGGTTGTCTCCAACGGCTGCGTGGCCGAGGAGCCGCCCCAGTCGCCCACGGGGAGCTGCGCGCCACCGCCGGAACGGGCGCTCGAGTCGGCCACGGTCGGCTACGTCAACGACGGCGATACCGTCCGGCTTGCCAACGGCGACCGGGTGCGCCTGGTTGGCATCGACACCCCCGAGCTGGGGCGCGATGGCGCGGCCGATGAGCCCTATGCCGCCGAGGCACGGCAGGCCCTGCGCGCGTTGCTGGCCGAGTCGCGCAACCGCGTGACCGTGGTCGATGCCACCGAGGGCGAGGACCGCTACGGCCGCCGGCTTTCCTATCTCTACCTGCCCGACGGGCGCTCGGTGCAGGCGCGGCTGCTCGAGCAGGGCATGGCCATGGCGGTGTTCGTCGCCCCCAACCTGGAGCTCGCGGACTGTCTTGTGGCGCACGAGAAACGCGCACGGCAGGACGAACGCGGCATCTGGTCATTGTCCGCCTATGCCCCCGGCCTGCCGAGTGCGGCGGGGATTCCCGAGACGGTGCAGGGCGCGGCGATCGTCCGCGGCCGCGTGGTGTCGGTGGGTGACAGCCGGCGCCATGTCTGGCTCAACCTGGAAGGCCGGGTGGCCGTGCGCATCGACAAGGCCGACCTCGCGCGTTTCCCCGGCTGGGATTTCGAGGCGTTGGAAGGCGAGGAACTGCGGGTTCGCGGCTGGATCGTGCACCACAGCAACCGCTACCAGGACTGGTTTATCCCGGTGGATTCGGCGCATGCCCTCGAGCGGCTGGATTAG
- a CDS encoding DNA topoisomerase I → MSENLVIVESPAKAKTIKKYLGPGYEVLASYGHVRDLVPKNGAVDPDNDFAMNYTIIDKNKKHVDAIKKALKKADTLLLATDPDREGEAISWHLYELLKDSGLLKDKDAKRVVFYEITKRAVQEAIAHPRGLSEDLIDAQQARRALDYLVGFNLSPLLWKKINPGLSAGRVQSPALRMIVEREQEIEAFNPREYWSIAADCRTHDQPFAARLYQLDGKKVAQFTLEDETSATSARERLEAAAAGKLSVAKVDRRERKRHAAPPFTTSTMQQEGVRKLGLTASRAMRTAQELYEGVDIGQGTVGLITYMRTDSVNLSNDAIGEIRHHIGQSYGADYVPETPNQYRTKSKNAQEAHEAIRPTSIANTPDKVRAFLNRDQFRLYEMIFKRTLASQMNPAIFDQVSVDLAAGDEHSFRATGSTLKFPGFIAAYREDEDDQASDKDDDRRLPPLEEGQQIELAAINATQHFTEPPPRFTEASLVKTLEQYGIGRPSTYASIISTLRSREYVELEQRRFKPTDMGRVVNGFLTEYFRDVVDYEFTAKLEDELDAVSRGETDWVPLLREFWEPFSKRIEHTQQNVSRQEAAQGRELGTDPKSGKPVVARLGRFGPFVQIGTKDDEEKPKFASLRPHQSIATITLDEAMELFKLPRKLGETPEGEPVEANIGRFGPYVKFGNKFASLGKDDDPYTVELPRALEIIEVKKLAEKNRIINEFDDGIQVLNGRYGPYVTDGNKNAKIPKDDDPKAITHEQAIEMIAKAPERKGRGRKAAPKTAAKKTTAKSTTKATAKKPASKTTTKKAPAKKAPAKKAPAKKTTTRKTAAKKSAPKSASGDKAE, encoded by the coding sequence ATGAGCGAAAATCTCGTTATCGTCGAGTCGCCTGCCAAGGCCAAGACGATCAAGAAATACCTCGGCCCCGGCTACGAAGTGCTGGCCTCCTATGGCCACGTGCGGGATCTCGTGCCCAAGAACGGCGCGGTCGACCCCGACAACGACTTCGCGATGAACTACACGATCATCGACAAGAACAAGAAGCACGTCGATGCCATCAAGAAGGCGCTCAAGAAGGCCGACACCCTGCTGCTCGCGACTGACCCCGACCGCGAAGGCGAGGCCATTTCCTGGCATCTCTACGAACTGCTGAAGGACAGCGGCCTGCTCAAGGACAAGGACGCCAAGCGCGTGGTGTTCTACGAGATCACCAAGCGCGCCGTGCAGGAGGCCATCGCCCATCCGCGCGGGCTGTCCGAGGACCTGATCGACGCCCAGCAGGCACGCCGGGCGCTGGATTACCTGGTGGGCTTCAACCTCTCGCCGCTGCTGTGGAAGAAGATCAACCCGGGCCTGTCGGCCGGCCGTGTGCAGAGCCCGGCCCTGCGGATGATCGTCGAGCGCGAGCAGGAGATCGAGGCCTTCAACCCGCGCGAATACTGGTCGATTGCCGCCGACTGCCGCACCCACGACCAGCCGTTCGCCGCGCGCCTCTATCAACTCGACGGCAAGAAGGTCGCGCAGTTCACCCTCGAGGACGAGACCAGCGCCACCTCGGCGCGCGAACGCCTCGAGGCGGCCGCCGCTGGCAAGCTCAGCGTCGCCAAGGTCGATCGCCGCGAGCGCAAGCGCCACGCCGCGCCGCCGTTCACCACCTCCACCATGCAGCAGGAGGGGGTGCGCAAGCTCGGGCTGACCGCCTCGCGCGCCATGCGCACCGCCCAGGAGCTCTACGAGGGCGTCGACATCGGCCAGGGCACCGTGGGTCTGATCACCTACATGCGTACCGACTCGGTCAACCTGTCGAACGATGCCATCGGCGAGATCCGCCACCACATCGGCCAGAGCTACGGCGCCGACTACGTGCCGGAAACCCCCAACCAGTACCGCACCAAGTCGAAGAACGCGCAGGAGGCCCATGAGGCGATCCGCCCGACCTCGATTGCCAACACGCCGGACAAGGTGCGCGCGTTTCTCAACCGCGACCAGTTCCGTCTCTACGAGATGATCTTCAAGCGCACGCTGGCCTCGCAGATGAACCCGGCGATCTTCGACCAGGTCTCCGTCGACCTGGCCGCCGGTGACGAGCACAGCTTCCGCGCGACTGGCTCGACCCTGAAGTTCCCGGGCTTTATCGCCGCGTACCGCGAGGACGAGGACGACCAGGCCTCCGACAAGGACGACGATCGTCGCCTGCCGCCGCTGGAGGAAGGCCAGCAGATCGAACTCGCCGCGATCAACGCCACCCAGCACTTCACCGAGCCGCCGCCGCGCTTTACCGAGGCGAGCCTGGTCAAGACGCTCGAGCAATACGGCATCGGTCGCCCGTCGACCTACGCCAGCATCATCTCGACGCTGCGTTCGCGCGAATACGTCGAGCTCGAGCAGCGCCGCTTCAAGCCCACCGACATGGGCCGCGTGGTCAACGGCTTTCTGACCGAATACTTCCGCGACGTGGTCGACTACGAGTTCACCGCCAAGCTCGAAGACGAGCTCGATGCCGTCTCGCGCGGCGAGACGGACTGGGTGCCGCTGCTGCGCGAATTCTGGGAACCGTTCTCCAAGCGCATCGAGCACACCCAGCAGAACGTCTCCCGCCAGGAGGCCGCGCAGGGCCGTGAGCTCGGCACCGATCCCAAGAGCGGCAAGCCGGTGGTTGCCCGCCTGGGCCGCTTCGGCCCGTTCGTCCAGATCGGCACCAAGGACGACGAGGAAAAGCCGAAATTCGCCTCGCTGCGCCCGCACCAGAGCATCGCGACGATCACGCTCGACGAGGCGATGGAGCTGTTCAAGCTGCCGCGCAAGCTCGGTGAGACGCCCGAGGGCGAGCCGGTCGAGGCCAACATCGGCCGCTTCGGCCCCTACGTGAAATTCGGCAACAAGTTCGCCTCCCTGGGCAAGGACGACGACCCCTACACCGTCGAGCTGCCGCGCGCGCTGGAGATCATCGAGGTCAAGAAGCTCGCCGAGAAGAACCGCATCATCAACGAGTTCGACGACGGCATCCAGGTGCTCAACGGCCGCTACGGGCCCTACGTGACCGACGGCAACAAGAACGCCAAGATCCCCAAGGACGACGACCCCAAGGCGATCACCCACGAGCAGGCGATCGAGATGATCGCCAAGGCGCCCGAGCGCAAGGGCCGCGGTCGCAAGGCGGCACCCAAGACGGCCGCGAAGAAGACCACTGCCAAGTCGACCACGAAGGCGACGGCCAAAAAGCCGGCGAGCAAGACCACGACCAAGAAGGCACCGGCGAAGAAGGCCCCTGCCAAGAAGGCACCGGCAAAGAAGACCACCACCCGGAAGACCGCGGCCAAGAAGAGCGCCCCGAAAAGCGCCTCCGGAGACAAGGCTGAATGA
- a CDS encoding type B 50S ribosomal protein L31, with protein MKEGIHPNYQPVVFQDVAADFAILSRSTMKSKETIKWEDGNEYPLVKIDVSSASHPFFTGKRSEGSMAKQVDKFRNRYGQKK; from the coding sequence ATGAAAGAAGGCATTCACCCGAACTACCAGCCGGTGGTGTTCCAGGACGTCGCGGCGGACTTCGCCATCCTGAGTCGTTCGACCATGAAGTCGAAGGAGACCATCAAGTGGGAAGACGGTAACGAGTACCCGCTGGTCAAGATCGACGTATCCTCCGCGAGCCACCCGTTCTTCACCGGCAAGCGTTCCGAGGGCAGCATGGCCAAGCAGGTGGACAAGTTCCGCAACCGTTACGGCCAGAAGAAGTAA
- the hemF gene encoding oxygen-dependent coproporphyrinogen oxidase: MADKKADTQADLQAIRDYLIDLQDRIVAGLESQEDGTRFLHDDWKRPPGDHLNGEGRGRILEDGGTFERAGINFSHVTGNKLPPSATAHRPDLAGGSFEAMGVSLVIHPRNPYAPTSHANVRFFQAQKEGVEPVWWFGGGFDLTPYYGFTEDAVHWHEQAEAACRPFGDDHYPRFKQWCDEYFWLKHRNEPRGVGGLFFDDYGADGQVDFDTAFGFMRSVGDHYLPAYLPLVEKRKATPYGERERDFQAYRRGRYVEFNLVYDRGTLFGLQSGGRTESILMSMPPRAAWRYDYHPEPGSEEARLYDEFLRPRDWLAER, translated from the coding sequence ATGGCGGACAAGAAGGCCGATACGCAGGCCGACCTCCAGGCCATTCGTGACTACCTCATCGACCTGCAGGACCGGATCGTGGCCGGCCTGGAGAGCCAGGAGGACGGCACGCGCTTTCTGCACGACGACTGGAAGCGCCCGCCCGGCGACCACCTCAACGGCGAGGGTCGGGGCCGCATCCTCGAGGATGGCGGCACCTTCGAGCGCGCCGGGATCAACTTCTCGCATGTGACCGGCAACAAGCTGCCGCCGTCGGCCACGGCCCACCGCCCGGATCTGGCCGGCGGCTCGTTCGAGGCGATGGGCGTCTCGCTGGTGATCCACCCACGCAATCCGTACGCGCCCACCTCGCATGCCAATGTGCGCTTCTTCCAGGCACAGAAGGAAGGCGTCGAGCCGGTGTGGTGGTTCGGCGGCGGTTTCGACCTGACGCCCTACTACGGCTTTACCGAGGACGCCGTCCACTGGCACGAGCAGGCCGAGGCCGCCTGCCGGCCGTTCGGCGACGATCACTATCCGCGCTTCAAGCAGTGGTGCGACGAGTACTTCTGGCTCAAGCACCGCAACGAGCCGCGCGGCGTGGGCGGCCTGTTCTTCGACGACTACGGTGCCGACGGCCAGGTCGACTTCGATACCGCTTTCGGCTTCATGCGCTCGGTGGGCGACCACTACCTGCCGGCCTACCTGCCGCTGGTCGAAAAGCGCAAGGCCACCCCGTACGGCGAGCGCGAGCGCGACTTCCAGGCCTACCGTCGCGGCCGCTACGTGGAGTTCAACCTGGTCTACGACCGCGGCACCCTGTTCGGCCTGCAGTCGGGCGGGCGCACCGAGTCGATCCTGATGTCCATGCCGCCGCGCGCCGCCTGGCGCTACGACTACCACCCCGAGCCGGGCAGCGAGGAGGCACGACTCTACGACGAGTTCCTGCGCCCGCGGGACTGGCTGGCCGAACGCTGA
- a CDS encoding L-threonylcarbamoyladenylate synthase has protein sequence MSIPSPFQLREITRHLDDGGLIAYPTEAVFGLGCAPLDPFAVMRLLALKQREVGKGLILIADTPEMLQPFAAVDAEQWARIAADWPAARTVIVPAADGVPPWLTGGRKEIALRVPAHETARAISRAFGGPIVSTSANISGRPAARDALTARRLFARADVQIIPGNVDRRARPSQIIHWPTGRTIRS, from the coding sequence ATGAGCATCCCGTCGCCGTTCCAGCTGCGCGAGATCACTCGGCACCTCGATGACGGCGGGTTGATCGCCTACCCGACCGAGGCGGTCTTCGGTCTGGGTTGCGCGCCGCTCGATCCGTTCGCGGTCATGCGCCTGCTCGCCCTCAAGCAGCGCGAGGTCGGCAAGGGGCTGATCCTGATCGCCGACACCCCGGAGATGCTCCAGCCGTTCGCCGCGGTGGATGCCGAACAGTGGGCGCGCATTGCGGCCGACTGGCCGGCGGCGCGCACCGTGATCGTGCCGGCGGCCGACGGCGTGCCGCCCTGGCTGACCGGCGGGCGCAAGGAGATTGCCCTGCGGGTCCCGGCCCACGAGACGGCGCGCGCGATCAGTCGCGCCTTCGGCGGCCCGATCGTCTCCACCAGCGCGAACATCAGCGGCCGCCCGGCGGCGCGCGATGCGCTGACGGCACGACGCCTGTTCGCGCGCGCCGACGTCCAGATCATCCCGGGCAACGTCGATCGACGCGCCCGACCCTCCCAGATCATCCACTGGCCCACCGGGCGGACCATCAGGAGCTGA
- the pap gene encoding polyphosphate:AMP phosphotransferase: protein MFEAAELGRRLAKADFKDAVPALRLQLLDAQRRARAANLPVLLLINGVAGAGKGELVNHLLEWLDSRGVQTHVFWDETDEEKQRPRWWRYWRAMPGGGEIGVLFGGWYQHLIEDAQHGHLEEDGISGELERIRETEHMLINGGVLLIKFWFHLPAKEQARRVKERRRDPQSHWHMAPETAKAANHYDQFIDIATRVVRETDTGEAPWFLIEATDPHFRDLTAGKTLLRAIDTRLANGAKQNSIKVSHAPALPEADSARRTIVDHVPDDRVLDKADYKHRKRELDARLNRLGWQGFEARRPVVALFEGWDAAGKGGAIRRLTEALDARLYRVIPIAAPTDEEADHHYLWRFWRQMPRDGYWTIFDRSWYGRVLVERVEDYAPQPDWARAYHEINTFEEQLADHGVTLLKFWLNITPEEQLKRFEARQQTPYKKHKITPDDWRNRDKWDAYKAAINEMVIRTSTEYAPWHIIPANDKRYARVEVMRIAAEAVEKAVKRDRSGKG from the coding sequence ATGTTCGAAGCCGCCGAACTGGGCCGCCGCCTCGCCAAGGCCGATTTCAAGGACGCCGTGCCAGCCCTGCGCCTGCAGTTGCTCGACGCCCAGCGCCGTGCGCGGGCCGCCAACCTGCCGGTGCTCCTGCTGATCAACGGCGTGGCCGGCGCCGGCAAGGGCGAGCTGGTCAATCACCTGCTCGAATGGCTGGATTCGCGCGGCGTGCAGACACACGTGTTCTGGGACGAGACCGACGAGGAGAAGCAGCGCCCGCGCTGGTGGCGCTACTGGCGGGCGATGCCGGGGGGCGGCGAGATCGGCGTGCTATTCGGCGGCTGGTACCAGCACCTGATCGAGGACGCCCAGCACGGCCACCTGGAGGAAGACGGCATCAGCGGCGAGCTCGAACGCATCCGCGAGACCGAGCACATGCTGATCAACGGCGGCGTGCTGCTGATCAAGTTCTGGTTTCACCTCCCGGCCAAGGAACAGGCCCGCCGGGTCAAAGAACGACGCCGCGACCCCCAGAGCCACTGGCACATGGCCCCGGAAACGGCCAAGGCGGCCAACCACTACGATCAGTTCATCGACATCGCCACCCGCGTGGTGCGCGAGACGGATACCGGCGAGGCACCGTGGTTCCTGATCGAGGCCACCGATCCGCACTTTCGCGACCTGACCGCCGGCAAGACCCTGTTGCGCGCCATCGACACCCGCCTGGCGAACGGCGCAAAGCAAAACTCCATCAAGGTCTCGCACGCCCCGGCCCTGCCCGAGGCCGACAGTGCCCGGCGCACCATCGTCGACCACGTCCCCGATGACCGGGTACTGGACAAGGCGGACTACAAGCACAGAAAACGCGAGCTCGACGCCCGCCTCAACCGGCTCGGCTGGCAGGGCTTCGAGGCACGCCGGCCGGTCGTCGCCCTGTTCGAGGGCTGGGATGCCGCCGGCAAGGGCGGGGCGATCCGCCGCCTGACCGAGGCGCTCGACGCCCGCCTCTACCGCGTGATTCCCATTGCCGCGCCCACCGACGAGGAGGCCGATCACCACTACCTGTGGCGCTTCTGGCGACAGATGCCGCGCGACGGCTACTGGACCATCTTCGACCGCTCCTGGTACGGCCGGGTACTGGTCGAGCGGGTCGAGGATTACGCCCCCCAGCCCGACTGGGCGCGTGCCTACCACGAGATCAACACCTTCGAGGAGCAGCTCGCCGACCACGGCGTCACCCTGCTCAAGTTCTGGCTCAACATCACGCCCGAGGAGCAGCTCAAGCGCTTCGAGGCCCGCCAGCAGACGCCCTACAAGAAGCACAAGATCACGCCCGACGACTGGCGCAATCGCGACAAGTGGGATGCCTACAAGGCCGCCATCAACGAGATGGTGATCCGCACCTCCACCGAGTACGCGCCGTGGCACATCATCCCGGCCAACGACAAGCGCTACGCACGGGTCGAGGTGATGCGCATCGCGGCCGAGGCGGTGGAGAAGGCCGTCAAACGCGACCGCTCCGGCAAGGGCTGA
- a CDS encoding DUF255 domain-containing protein — protein MNRLHKWLWPLVLLAMTMTMTMTMAMARAGAGGPAVAENRLADTASDYLRDHADNPVDWYPWTEEALALAREQDKPIFVSVGYSTCYWCHVAKRELYQDPEIAAAMNAGFINIKVDREQRPDLDRVLMAATRALGEGGGWPNNVFLTPQLEPFFAGSYFPPEPLPGRESFPQILERLSEQWQTNREPLLERATRTAEALREGADASLAPERIDPAGWQARAIETLAGQFDPLVGGFAPAGQSSRFPQSPRLALLISALDDDEQAAMAEPMLRQTLAAMSIGALFDHVGGGFHRYTVDPEWAIPHFEKMLVDNAQLVGLYARAGQRLGDDWFDDVAARSVDYLERRLWADEGGYFTAENAELDGIEGKSYVFTSEAIRAVLGEDAEAFLDWHQLVALPESRIDHQLPDGGAVNLAVGRALDAFEQGELAESIGGFDTDYAALLEARQARGLPQRDRKRVAEFNALAGLGMLAAAQPLDRGDWHARAQAVGDWLWTRLWDADAQRLNRQAYQGEVSGEAFLADHAAAGRLMLALYGTSHDIRWLFRAQRLAATIERDYLDESGRLHERPPQAGGGLPLSPPLVGDDASPSGHSQAVVFLLDLGAVLEDSARQERAVRALAGFAAEVDAAPADWGFLVGALARPSRAEAVTREAVRLVEAADAGGGPGETRDHVEVEARLIEGGAAILVRLAIDDGFHLNANPASEDFLVPTRITALDGEIGPIDYPPGKPFRAQFARSAIDVYEGALELRVPVTGERPTRLRLELQACNDEVCLAPDEVEVAVDRGGQ, from the coding sequence ATGAATCGATTGCACAAGTGGCTGTGGCCGCTCGTCCTCCTGGCGATGACCATGACCATGACCATGACCATGGCCATGGCCCGGGCCGGGGCCGGCGGTCCGGCCGTGGCCGAGAATCGCTTGGCGGACACCGCCTCGGATTACCTGCGCGATCACGCCGACAACCCGGTCGACTGGTATCCCTGGACTGAAGAGGCCTTGGCGTTGGCCCGCGAGCAGGACAAGCCGATCTTCGTCTCGGTGGGCTATTCCACCTGCTACTGGTGCCACGTCGCCAAGCGCGAGCTCTACCAGGACCCGGAGATCGCCGCGGCGATGAACGCGGGGTTCATCAACATCAAGGTCGACCGCGAGCAGCGCCCGGATCTCGATCGCGTGCTGATGGCGGCCACGCGGGCGTTGGGCGAGGGCGGCGGCTGGCCCAACAACGTCTTTCTCACCCCACAGCTCGAGCCGTTCTTCGCCGGCAGCTATTTCCCGCCCGAGCCGTTGCCGGGACGCGAGAGCTTCCCGCAGATTCTCGAGCGCCTGTCCGAGCAGTGGCAGACGAATCGCGAGCCACTGCTAGAGCGGGCCACCAGAACGGCCGAGGCGCTGCGCGAGGGTGCGGATGCCAGTCTGGCGCCCGAGCGCATCGACCCGGCGGGCTGGCAGGCGCGTGCCATCGAGACGCTGGCAGGGCAGTTCGATCCGCTGGTGGGCGGGTTCGCCCCGGCGGGGCAGTCGAGCCGCTTTCCGCAGTCACCACGGCTGGCGTTGTTGATCTCGGCGCTCGATGACGACGAGCAGGCCGCCATGGCCGAGCCGATGCTGCGCCAGACCCTGGCGGCGATGAGCATCGGCGCGCTGTTCGATCACGTCGGCGGCGGATTCCACCGCTACACCGTCGATCCCGAGTGGGCGATCCCGCACTTCGAGAAGATGCTGGTCGACAACGCCCAGTTGGTCGGTCTCTACGCGCGGGCCGGGCAGCGACTGGGCGATGACTGGTTCGACGACGTCGCCGCGCGCAGCGTCGATTATCTCGAGCGCCGGCTGTGGGCGGATGAGGGGGGCTATTTCACCGCGGAAAACGCCGAGCTCGACGGCATCGAGGGCAAGAGCTACGTCTTCACCAGCGAGGCGATCCGCGCGGTGCTGGGCGAGGATGCCGAGGCATTCCTCGACTGGCATCAGCTGGTCGCCCTGCCGGAAAGCCGGATCGATCACCAGCTGCCCGATGGCGGGGCCGTGAATCTGGCCGTGGGCCGGGCCCTTGATGCCTTCGAGCAGGGCGAGCTGGCCGAGTCGATCGGCGGATTCGATACGGATTACGCCGCCCTGCTCGAAGCGCGCCAGGCGCGCGGCCTGCCCCAGCGCGATCGCAAGCGGGTGGCCGAGTTCAACGCCCTGGCCGGTCTGGGGATGCTGGCGGCAGCCCAGCCGCTCGATCGGGGCGACTGGCACGCGCGCGCGCAGGCGGTAGGTGACTGGCTCTGGACGAGACTCTGGGACGCCGATGCGCAGCGCCTGAATCGACAGGCCTACCAGGGCGAGGTCTCCGGCGAGGCGTTCCTTGCCGATCACGCGGCCGCGGGTCGCCTGATGCTGGCCCTGTACGGGACGAGTCACGACATCCGTTGGCTGTTCCGTGCCCAGCGGCTCGCTGCAACGATCGAGCGCGATTACCTCGACGAGTCGGGGCGGCTGCACGAGCGCCCGCCCCAAGCGGGTGGCGGATTGCCGCTCTCGCCGCCGCTGGTGGGAGACGATGCCTCGCCTTCGGGGCATTCGCAGGCGGTGGTGTTCCTGCTGGATCTCGGCGCCGTGCTCGAGGACTCGGCGCGGCAGGAACGCGCGGTGCGTGCCCTGGCGGGGTTTGCCGCCGAGGTGGATGCCGCGCCGGCGGACTGGGGCTTCCTGGTCGGGGCGCTGGCCCGGCCCTCACGCGCCGAGGCGGTGACGCGCGAGGCGGTGCGCCTGGTCGAGGCGGCCGATGCCGGCGGCGGGCCGGGCGAGACGCGCGATCACGTCGAGGTCGAGGCGCGCCTGATCGAGGGTGGCGCGGCCATCCTCGTGCGGCTGGCGATCGATGACGGTTTTCACCTCAATGCCAATCCGGCCAGCGAGGATTTCCTGGTGCCGACGCGAATCACCGCGCTGGACGGCGAGATCGGGCCGATCGACTACCCGCCGGGCAAGCCCTTCCGCGCCCAGTTCGCCCGTTCGGCGATCGATGTCTACGAGGGCGCGCTCGAGTTGCGGGTGCCGGTCACCGGCGAGAGGCCGACGCGTCTGCGCCTGGAGCTGCAGGCCTGCAACGACGAGGTCTGCCTGGCGCCGGACGAGGTGGAGGTGGCGGTTGATCGGGGCGGCCAATAG
- the bioB gene encoding biotin synthase BioB produces MTRPLWRKQQALDLFDKPFNDLLFQAQTVHREHFDPNAVQVSTLLSIKTGACPEDCKYCSQSARYDTGLERERLLPLDEVRTAARRAREKGASRFCMGAAWRNPTDTQLERVIDMVRVVKETGMEACVTLGMLKPEQAGRLKEAGLDYYNHNIDTSAEFYDQVITTRSIDDRLETLDHVREAGINVCSGGILGMGESREDRASFLTTLANLERAPESVPLNMLVRIPGTPMADVPALDPIEFIRTIAVARILMPSSHVRLSAGREGLSEAIQAWCFFAGANSIFYGEKLLTTENADAAADEAMFEKLGLTPLIPEGCQLDEPADSAPASASA; encoded by the coding sequence ATGACCCGCCCGCTTTGGCGCAAGCAACAAGCGCTCGACCTGTTCGACAAGCCCTTCAACGACCTGCTGTTCCAGGCGCAGACGGTGCACCGCGAGCACTTCGATCCCAATGCGGTCCAGGTCAGCACCCTGCTCTCGATCAAGACCGGTGCCTGCCCGGAGGACTGCAAGTACTGCTCGCAGAGCGCCCGCTATGACACGGGCCTCGAACGCGAGCGCCTGCTGCCTCTCGACGAGGTGCGCACCGCCGCCCGCCGGGCGCGCGAAAAGGGCGCCTCGCGATTCTGCATGGGCGCGGCCTGGCGCAACCCCACCGACACCCAGCTCGAGCGGGTCATCGACATGGTGCGCGTGGTCAAGGAGACCGGCATGGAGGCCTGCGTCACGCTCGGCATGCTCAAGCCCGAGCAGGCCGGCCGCCTCAAGGAAGCCGGGCTCGACTACTACAACCACAACATCGACACCTCGGCCGAGTTCTACGACCAGGTGATTACCACCCGCTCGATCGACGACCGCCTCGAGACGCTCGACCATGTGCGCGAGGCGGGCATCAACGTCTGCTCCGGCGGCATCCTCGGCATGGGCGAATCCCGCGAGGATCGTGCCTCGTTTTTGACCACGCTGGCCAATCTCGAACGCGCGCCGGAATCCGTGCCGCTGAACATGCTGGTGCGCATCCCCGGCACGCCGATGGCCGACGTGCCGGCGCTCGACCCGATCGAGTTCATCCGCACCATCGCGGTCGCCCGCATCCTGATGCCGAGTTCGCACGTGCGCCTGTCCGCCGGCCGCGAGGGCCTGAGCGAGGCGATCCAGGCCTGGTGCTTCTTCGCCGGGGCCAACAGCATCTTCTACGGCGAGAAGCTGTTGACGACCGAAAACGCCGACGCGGCAGCCGACGAGGCGATGTTCGAAAAGCTGGGCTTGACCCCGCTGATCCCCGAGGGCTGCCAGCTCGACGAACCGGCCGACAGCGCGCCGGCCTCCGCCTCGGCCTGA
- a CDS encoding ComF family protein → MEWKPSRRRRWFDAPCHLCGLDTVDADGLCPDCRREWRAGLGRPRCRACGLILAGDPTAGAGDETCAACVGRQSPFERVIAAVDLDPAVRALIHRLKYRQDFSVVPLLQATLVEAVAQQVPAVGPDALVPMPLHPRQRRRRGFNQAWLLADGVARATGVPLLRHGVRRVRDTGSLTALSARARRGALRGAFVAEGAIPRHVAIIDDVLTTGASAQALAAALHRGGASAVSVWALARTP, encoded by the coding sequence ATGGAATGGAAGCCCTCGCGACGGCGGCGCTGGTTCGACGCACCCTGTCATCTCTGCGGCCTCGATACCGTCGATGCCGATGGTCTGTGCCCGGACTGCCGCCGCGAATGGCGCGCCGGGCTGGGCCGGCCGCGATGCCGGGCCTGCGGGCTGATCCTTGCTGGCGACCCGACCGCCGGGGCGGGGGACGAGACCTGCGCGGCCTGTGTCGGTCGGCAATCGCCGTTCGAGCGCGTGATCGCGGCGGTCGATCTCGACCCGGCGGTACGCGCGCTGATCCATCGGCTCAAGTATCGTCAGGATTTCAGCGTCGTGCCGCTGTTGCAAGCCACGCTGGTCGAGGCCGTGGCCCAACAGGTGCCGGCGGTGGGCCCCGATGCGCTGGTGCCGATGCCGCTCCATCCGCGGCAGCGCCGCCGCCGCGGCTTCAACCAGGCCTGGTTGCTGGCCGACGGGGTGGCCCGCGCGACCGGCGTGCCGTTGCTGCGTCACGGGGTGCGACGGGTGCGCGATACCGGGTCGTTGACCGCGCTGTCGGCCCGTGCCCGTCGTGGCGCGTTGCGCGGCGCCTTTGTCGCGGAGGGCGCGATTCCCCGCCACGTCGCGATCATCGATGACGTGCTGACCACCGGCGCGAGCGCCCAGGCGCTGGCCGCGGCCTTGCATCGGGGCGGCGCGAGCGCCGTGTCCGTCTGGGCGTTGGCGCGAACGCCCTAA